The genomic region TAGATTTATATCTAAAATGAATAATTTAGATAAAATAGATAAAAAAATAGCTACCTGTTTATACGTAGGGTTAATGACAGATACTGGAAATTTTCGTTTTCCTTCCGTAACATCGGAAACCCATTTTATTGCTGGGAAATTGATAGAAAATGGAATAAACGTGGAAAATATATATAATCATTTACACGAAAAATATAACGAAAATAGGTTGAAAATTTTGTCTAAAGCTTTGGAAAAATTGAAAGTAATAGAAAAATATCGTACAGTTTATACCAGTATTAATGCTTATGATATAGATTTATATTCTTATAAAAAAGGGGATACAGAAGGTATTATTTCCTATGGATTAGGAATAAAAAATATTGTGTTTTCAGTATTCTTTTTTGAAGAAAAAGAACAATCTCCAATTAGAATTTCTTTTCGTTCAAGAGGAAATTTTGATGTAAATCTTTTTTCTAGAAAACATTTTGGAGGAGGGGGGCATAAAAATGCAGCTGGTGGAGTATTAGAAAAAAGTTTATCCGAAACGATTGAATATTTTTTAAAAATTATTCCTAATTATCATAAACATCTTATTTTTTCCATTTAATATTACATCCATAACTTGGTTTTTTTATGGGGGATATTTTTTTTTCACCATCATACTCTAAAAGAAAATTTAATATGTTTCTAACATCGTATCCTGTAACTGGAATTCCATTGTTTGGTCTAGAATCATCTAATTGTCCATGATAATATAAATCTCCTATACCATTAAATATAAAAAATTCAGGAGTACATTGAGCCCCATAATATTTAGCTACTTCTTGTTTTTCATCAAAAAAATAAGGAAATATATAACCTAATTTATGAGATATTTTTTTCATATTTTCAGGAGAATCTTCTGGATATTTTTCGATATCATTGGAATTTATAGCTAAAAAGGAAATTTCTTTAGGAATATAATCATTAGTTAAACGTACTAATTCTGGATTGATATGTTTAACATACGGACAGTGATTACAAATAAACATAATCACAGTTGCTTTATTAGAAAAAAAATCTTGAATATATTTTTTTTCCCCTGATAAAGATTCTAATAATTTAAAATTTTTTATTTTTATTTTTTTAATTTCATTGGAAGAATAGGTAATTACCATAATTATTTTTTTAACAATTTTATAAAATTAGTTTATTTTTTCTGTTTTTTTGAAAAAAAATAAAATATTTTTTTTTTTTCTTCTTCAGCTAATTCCTCGTCTATTAATATTCTTCCACTATTTTCATCTATTAAAAGTTTATTACGTTGTATTAGTTCGTAGTATTTTTGTGGAGTAATAGCAAGATAAGATCCTAACGGGGCCCCTCTTTGTACAGGAGAAACGGCTACTCCATTTTTAACTCTATTTCTTATTTTTTTATAAATTTTTAATAAATTATTATCGATTTTTTTAGAAAAATCTATAGATCTTTCTAGTAATAATTTTTCTTCTTTTTTATTTTCTGAAAAAATTTTATTTAATTCTTTTTTTTTATGAAAAATATGTTCTTTTTTATTTAAAAAAAGATTTTCTTTTTTTTTAAAAATTTCTTCATTTTTATGAATATTTAAATTCATTTGTTGAATTCTTTTTTTATATAATTTAATTTCTAGTTTTTGATAATCAATTTCTTTTTCTAGAAAATATAATTCTTTATTATTTCTTATATTTTCTTTCTGTTTTTCATATTTTTTTATCAAATTTTCTGAATATTTAATTTCTTTGTTTTTTTGATTGATATCCTCTTTTATAGAAAGAATTTCCTCATTAATATTTTTTAATTTTTTTTTCATTTTTTCAAGTTCTTCTTCCAAAGAATTGATTTCTATAGGAATATTTTTACGAAAATTTTCTATTTCATCTATACGAGAATCTATCAGTTGAAGATTATATAAAATTCTTAATTTATCTATTATTGTAATAGCTACTTTTATTTTATTATTTTCCATAATATTTTTTAATAAAAATATTTAACTGGATTAGTATGAATTTCTGATTCATAAACAGGTATATGAGTAAATTTTTTATCTAAAAAAAATTTAAGAAGATTTTTATTAAATTTTTCAGATTCATAATGTCCTATATCTACAATCAATATTTTTTTTTCAGATTTGAAAAAATCATGATATTTAAAATCAGAAGATATAAAAACATGGGCTTTTTCTTGTATAGCTTTTTCAATACCAAAACTTCCAGAACCTGCAATCATAGCTATTTTTTTAATTTTTTTTCCTATGAATATAGAATGTCTAATACACAATAAATTCATTCTATTCCTTAAATAAAGAAGAAAATCATATTCATTCATTTCTTCTATCAGAAATCCTATTATTCCTATTCCAATATAGGGATTAATATTTTCAATATTATAAATTTCATATGGAACTTCTTCATAAGGATGACTTTTAAAAAGTGCTTCTTTAATTAAATTCAATTTATGGGATGAAAAAACTACATTAATACAAGTTTCTTTTTCTATATGAAAATGTCCTTTTTTTCCAAAAAAAGGTTTTGATTTTTCGTTTCCCATAAAGCTTCCAAAACCATCAAAATTATAACTACAACGACTGTAATTAGATATTTTTCCAGCTCCTGCATTAAATAAAGCATTTCTAACTTTATCAGAATAAGAAATTGGAACATAAGTTGTTAATTTTTTTATAGTCCCCTTTTTAGGAAATAAAGATTTTTCTCTGTTTAACTGTAAAAGTTTGGATATGTAAGAATGAGTTCCTTCCCAGCTTACATCCAGATTAGTATGAATTACATAAATAGATATATCATTTTTTAATGCAGAAATTACGACTCTTTCTGAAAAAGTATTTCCAGTTAAACTTTTTATTGATTTAAAAAGAACCGGATGAAATGATATAATAAGATTACAATTTTTATGTATAGACTCTGAAAATACCTCCTCAGTAAGATCTAAAGTTATCAATATTTTTTTTACTTTTTGAAAATAAGATCCCACTATAAGTCCTATATTATCATAGGATTCTGCATATTCCCTAGGAGCTAAATTTTCTAACTCTTCAGCGATATCTCTTACTAAGACTTCCATTAAAAAAAATATAAAATAAAAAGTATGACAAATTTATAAAAAAAATTGATTTTATTATATTTAGTAGATAGATAAAATAGAATCTAGATCAAATTCTATTATATTAATTTTAGTTTAAAATAAAAATATTAATTTTTATTTACTAAAAAATAAAAAAAAATATCATGAATTTAATTCAAAAAAAACCTAATTGGATAAAAGTGAAATTTCCAATTGGAAAAAATTATAAAAATTTACAAAAATTAGTTTCTTTACACAAACTAAATACAATTTGTCAGAGTGGTAGTTGTCCTAATATAGGAGAATGTTGGGAAAAAGGAGTTGCCACTTTTATGATATTAGGTAACGTTTGTACAAGATCTTGTAGATTTTGTGGTGTCAAAACAGGACGTCCTGAAAATATAGATTGGAAAGAACCAGAAAAAGTGGCTAAATCAATTAAAATATTGAAAATTAAACATGCTGTGATCACTTCTGTGAATAGAGATGATTTAAAAGATATGGGTGCTGCTATATGGATAGAAACCATAAAAATTACTAGAAAACTAAATCCAGGTATAACAATCGAAACATTGATTCCGGATTTTAAAGGGGAACAAAAAATTATAGATCAAATAATAGATCTTAATCCAGAAGTTATTTCTCATAATGTAGAGACTATTTCTAGGTTAACAAAAAAAATACGTATTCAAGCAAAATACGATCGTAGTCTTAAAGTTCTACAATATATTAAGGAAAAAAATAAAAATATTCGTACAAAAACGGGGATTATGTTAGGATTAGGAGAAAAAAAAGAAGAAATATTAGTAACGATGAAAGATATAAAAAACTCTCAAGTAGATATTTTAACTATAGGACAATATTTACAACCTTCTTTAAAACACTTTTCCGTACGTTTTTTTGTTTTACCGGAAGAATTTAAAGAATTGAAAAAAATTGGATTAAAAATAGGATTTAAATATGTAGAAAGTGGACCTTTGGTTCGCTCTTCTTATCATGCAGAAAAACATGTAAAATAAAAAAAATAAAATATTTTTTAATAATTTTTTTTTTCTATTCCAAAAGAATATTGAAATATTTTATCATTCCATAATTTTTTTTCATAGAGAAAATTTTTTAGATAAAAAGATACAGATTGATCCTTTCCATATCTAGAAAAAATAATAAGTTGTTCCATAGGACGAGTAGTAGCTACATATAATAAATTTAGATTATCAATCCTTATTTTAGATAGATATTCTTCATAAATATTTATGAAAAAATGATCATTTATATATTTAAAATAAGGTTCTATTTCTATATAGATAGAATCCAACCCATGATATAAATTAGGACATACATCTATCCATATTCCTTCCTTTTTTTTTTTTGAAAAAGCATTCCAATCTGTAAAAGGGAGAATTACTACAGGAAATTGCAATCCTTTAGATTTGTGAATAGTCATAATACGAAGAGCATCTGTATTATCAGAAATAATGATACTTTCTTTTTCTTTTTTGGATTCCCAATATTCTAAAAAATCTACAATAGAATTTCCTACAATTTTTATAGAACGATGAACAAAGTCTAAAAAAGAATAGATAGATTCCGTATTATATTGATTTAATAATCCAAATCCATCAATGACCTGTTCTACTATATTGTAGATAGATTTATTATATATATTTTTTAAATCTAATATTTTATTTGTAATAAAAATTTTTTTTAAAAAAAGATCGAATGGTAAAAAAATAGATTCTACTAGAAAGTCATGATCTCTTTTTTTGGTATAAATTAACTTATTTTTTAATAATAATAAAATTAAAGTAGCTCTTTTTTGATAACAATGTGGTTTTAAAAGTATATAAAAAAAATGTATAATGATTTCTATTTCCAAATGATTTTTTACAAGAAGAGATACGGAAGTATTTACAATAAATCCATCTTCTAAAAGTTTTTCAGATAAAAAATTTCCATCTTCGTTATTTCTAACTAATATAGCTATATCTGATAATTTATATTTCTGTTTTAACAATTTTTTTATTTTTTTTTTTATTTTACAGTAAAGTTCATTTCTGTAATTTTTTTGTTCTATAATAAAATTTAATTCTACATATCCTCCAGGTTTTTTAAATTCTTTTTGTTTGGATTCCTTATATATTTTTTTATAAAGAGTAGAATTAAAAATTTTAGATACTGATTGATAAAGTGAATTATTAAATTTTACAATTTCTTCATAACTACGAAAATTAGTACCTATAGTGATTATTTTTTTGTGATAAGATTTAGATGAAGAAGAAATTAAATGAAGAAAAAGATTATAATCTACACCTCTCCAACGATATATAGATTGTTTAGGATCTCCTACAATCATAGCTGATCCATTTTCTGATAAAGCATTTTCAATTAGAATTCGAATATTATACCATTGTAAAAATGAAGTATCCTGAAATTCATCTAGAAAATAATGTTTATATTGTACCCCCATTTTTTCATAAATTAGGGGGATGGGATCTTGAATAATTCTTTCATGAAGTATTTTATTTAATTCTGCGTTTAAAAAAATTTTTTTTTCTTCTTTTAAAAATAAAAATTCTTTTTCAATTTCCTGTATTATAGATAAATAATGAAAATTTTTTAAAAAAAGTTTATCTAAAATATAGGAGAAAATATATTTTTTATATATAAATTTTGTTTCTTGATATAAAGAAAGTATTTTTTTTTTATTCCTTTCTATCAATATTTTTTGATCCATATTTATAGTAGAATTTTTACTACTATACAATACTTTTTTTTGAATAGATTTTTCAATACGTTGATGAAAAGGATTTAATATTATGTTTTTTACACGGAATTTTTGAAAAAGTTTTGGAAAATCTGAATAATAGAATGAATGTTTTTTAATAGATGTTTTTTTTAAAAATTCAAAAAATTTTTCTCCTTGTTTTTTACATTTTTTTTCAAATTTTTTCGTTCTTTTTAACAATTTTTTTTTTAGTATTATCCAATCATCAAAAGATTGAAATCTAATTTTTTTCATATAAAAAAAACTATTTTCCTCTACTATAAGACTAGCTATTTTAAATAGTTCTTTTCTGATATCCCAATTTTTTCCTTTTTTTAATCTTTCCAAAGAAAATTGGATCAAAATATGAGACCATTTTTCTGAACTTTTTAATCTATTATATAAATTATCTATAACTTCCCATAAAAATTTATGGGTATCCATTTCTATATATATATTTTTATTAGAAAAAAAAGATCGAATGATACGATAAGTAAATTTATCAATAGTACTTATAGATAAAGAAGAAAAATCGGATAAAATTTCAGATAATATTTTTTTAGCGCGTTCAGATAGTTGCCTTTTTGTTAATTTTAAATCTTTTATAATAGAATTGTACAAAGAATGATATTCCTTACTAATTTTTTGATTAGAAAATTCTTTTATACATTGTAATATCCTTTTTTTTATTTCTTCAGTAGCTTTATTTGTAAAAGTTAAAGCTAAAATCCGCTTGAATTCGTCACAATGAGGACTTTTAAAAAGAATAAAAAGGTAATTTTTTACCAAAAAAAAAGTTTTTCCAGAGCCTGCTGAAGCGTTGTATATTTTTAATGTAGCTGGAATCAATATAATAAATTTTATCAATAATTCTTTTAAAGATAAAACGAAATAAAAAAAAAATTAAAATGATAAAAAAAATTTGGGAAAAAAAAAATTTAATTAAAATATTATTTATCGTTTATTTTTTCAGATTTTTTTTTGTATCGTGTAAAATTATAAAAAAAATACCAAAAGAAAAATATTTACTTAAAACAAATAAAAAAAATATAAATTTTTTATTTTTAAAAAAAATAATTCCAAAAAATAAATCTATAAAAAGTATTTATTGTAATTTTTTTTATTTTAAAAACGTAGAAAAACCTATAAAAATCGAATTCCCTTATTTTAAAAAAAATTATGTAAAAAATGTTAATTCAAAAGGATTTTTTGAGGATAATATAAATTTTTATATTCTTAAAAAGAAGAAAAAAAAAAGAAAAATAACTTATAATATTCATACTAGTGGAAGACCTTATTTTATCAATGAAATTATTTACAATTTTCAAGAAAAAGAGTTAAAGGATATTTATATAAATAATATTAATTCTAGTTTAATTAAAAAAAAAGAACAATACAGTGAAAAAAACATAATATTTGAAATAGAAAGGATGAAAAAAATGTATGAAAATTATGGTTATTATAATTTTCAGGTATCCGATATTAAGTTTCATGTAAATTTTATAGAAAATCAAAAAATAAATTTATATATGGAAGTAAAAAATTTCCATAATCATAAAAAATATTTCTTCAATAAAATTGTGATAAGAATCAATAATGAAAATAAAAATTTTTTTATTTACAATGGATATCAATTTTTTGTTCCTACCGAT from Blattabacterium sp. (Cryptocercus punctulatus) str. Cpu harbors:
- a CDS encoding Nif3-like dinuclear metal center hexameric protein; amino-acid sequence: MEVLVRDIAEELENLAPREYAESYDNIGLIVGSYFQKVKKILITLDLTEEVFSESIHKNCNLIISFHPVLFKSIKSLTGNTFSERVVISALKNDISIYVIHTNLDVSWEGTHSYISKLLQLNREKSLFPKKGTIKKLTTYVPISYSDKVRNALFNAGAGKISNYSRCSYNFDGFGSFMGNEKSKPFFGKKGHFHIEKETCINVVFSSHKLNLIKEALFKSHPYEEVPYEIYNIENINPYIGIGIIGFLIEEMNEYDFLLYLRNRMNLLCIRHSIFIGKKIKKIAMIAGSGSFGIEKAIQEKAHVFISSDFKYHDFFKSEKKILIVDIGHYESEKFNKNLLKFFLDKKFTHIPVYESEIHTNPVKYFY
- a CDS encoding bifunctional oligoribonuclease/PAP phosphatase NrnA encodes the protein MFFYSINGKEKKKIVLLPHNNPDGDALGSSLALLFYLRKLKHDVYLISPTEYSESFRWLPGSKDIIIFSEKTQSLIKKKIIDSDYIFFIDFNNLSRIEIFKKLLSLSKAKKILIDHHPSPFYFDFMFSDTTVAATSILVFRFISKMNNLDKIDKKIATCLYVGLMTDTGNFRFPSVTSETHFIAGKLIENGINVENIYNHLHEKYNENRLKILSKALEKLKVIEKYRTVYTSINAYDIDLYSYKKGDTEGIISYGLGIKNIVFSVFFFEEKEQSPIRISFRSRGNFDVNLFSRKHFGGGGHKNAAGGVLEKSLSETIEYFLKIIPNYHKHLIFSI
- a CDS encoding zinc ribbon domain-containing protein; translation: MENNKIKVAITIIDKLRILYNLQLIDSRIDEIENFRKNIPIEINSLEEELEKMKKKLKNINEEILSIKEDINQKNKEIKYSENLIKKYEKQKENIRNNKELYFLEKEIDYQKLEIKLYKKRIQQMNLNIHKNEEIFKKKENLFLNKKEHIFHKKKELNKIFSENKKEEKLLLERSIDFSKKIDNNLLKIYKKIRNRVKNGVAVSPVQRGAPLGSYLAITPQKYYELIQRNKLLIDENSGRILIDEELAEEEKKKIFYFFSKKQKK
- a CDS encoding thioredoxin family protein, yielding MVITYSSNEIKKIKIKNFKLLESLSGEKKYIQDFFSNKATVIMFICNHCPYVKHINPELVRLTNDYIPKEISFLAINSNDIEKYPEDSPENMKKISHKLGYIFPYFFDEKQEVAKYYGAQCTPEFFIFNGIGDLYYHGQLDDSRPNNGIPVTGYDVRNILNFLLEYDGEKKISPIKKPSYGCNIKWKK
- a CDS encoding exodeoxyribonuclease V subunit beta, whose product is MIKFIILIPATLKIYNASAGSGKTFFLVKNYLFILFKSPHCDEFKRILALTFTNKATEEIKKRILQCIKEFSNQKISKEYHSLYNSIIKDLKLTKRQLSERAKKILSEILSDFSSLSISTIDKFTYRIIRSFFSNKNIYIEMDTHKFLWEVIDNLYNRLKSSEKWSHILIQFSLERLKKGKNWDIRKELFKIASLIVEENSFFYMKKIRFQSFDDWIILKKKLLKRTKKFEKKCKKQGEKFFEFLKKTSIKKHSFYYSDFPKLFQKFRVKNIILNPFHQRIEKSIQKKVLYSSKNSTINMDQKILIERNKKKILSLYQETKFIYKKYIFSYILDKLFLKNFHYLSIIQEIEKEFLFLKEEKKIFLNAELNKILHERIIQDPIPLIYEKMGVQYKHYFLDEFQDTSFLQWYNIRILIENALSENGSAMIVGDPKQSIYRWRGVDYNLFLHLISSSSKSYHKKIITIGTNFRSYEEIVKFNNSLYQSVSKIFNSTLYKKIYKESKQKEFKKPGGYVELNFIIEQKNYRNELYCKIKKKIKKLLKQKYKLSDIAILVRNNEDGNFLSEKLLEDGFIVNTSVSLLVKNHLEIEIIIHFFYILLKPHCYQKRATLILLLLKNKLIYTKKRDHDFLVESIFLPFDLFLKKIFITNKILDLKNIYNKSIYNIVEQVIDGFGLLNQYNTESIYSFLDFVHRSIKIVGNSIVDFLEYWESKKEKESIIISDNTDALRIMTIHKSKGLQFPVVILPFTDWNAFSKKKKEGIWIDVCPNLYHGLDSIYIEIEPYFKYINDHFFINIYEEYLSKIRIDNLNLLYVATTRPMEQLIIFSRYGKDQSVSFYLKNFLYEKKLWNDKIFQYSFGIEKKNY
- the lipA gene encoding lipoyl synthase, with the protein product MNLIQKKPNWIKVKFPIGKNYKNLQKLVSLHKLNTICQSGSCPNIGECWEKGVATFMILGNVCTRSCRFCGVKTGRPENIDWKEPEKVAKSIKILKIKHAVITSVNRDDLKDMGAAIWIETIKITRKLNPGITIETLIPDFKGEQKIIDQIIDLNPEVISHNVETISRLTKKIRIQAKYDRSLKVLQYIKEKNKNIRTKTGIMLGLGEKKEEILVTMKDIKNSQVDILTIGQYLQPSLKHFSVRFFVLPEEFKELKKIGLKIGFKYVESGPLVRSSYHAEKHVK